Proteins found in one Sorghum bicolor cultivar BTx623 chromosome 1, Sorghum_bicolor_NCBIv3, whole genome shotgun sequence genomic segment:
- the LOC8077069 gene encoding 3beta-hydroxysteroid-dehydrogenase/decarboxylase, translated as MGSSERHDGSESEARWCAVTGGRGFMARHLVAALLRSGEWRVRVTDLASTVVLGPGEMEGLLGDALRDGRAVYASVDVCNLEQLTKAFEGVDVVFHTAAADPSKNDLQLHHKVNVEGTKNVIDACKICKVKRLIHTSSSGVVFDGIHGLFDVNESLPYPDKFPDAYAQTKAGAEKLVIKANCINDLLTCCLRPGSIFGPGDKIIPFLDRHGWTHVTIGDGKNCDDFVYVENVVHGHLCADKTLATIEGARTSGGKAYFITNMEPMNMWDFTYLVQQELGYKRMPKIRIPTVFIKPASYVIEWAYRFVFSNFGIHQPQILTPARIRYTTLNRTFICNKAVEELGYKPIVTLQDGLKKAVKLYIQMRNKDFSKRE; from the exons ATGGGGTCGTCGGAGCGTCACGATGGCAGCGAGAGCGAGGCGAGGTGGTGTGCGGTGACGGGCGGCCGGGGATTCATGGCGAGGCACCTGGTGGCCGCCTTGCTCCGCTCCGGTGAGTGGCGCGTCCGGGTCACTGACCTCGCCTCTACCGTTGTGCTCGGCCCTGGCGAGATGGAAGGGCTCTTGGGCGATGCTCTCCGTGATGGCCGGGCCGTCTATGCGTCAGTGGATGTCTGCAACCTAGAGCAGCTTACAAAag CCTTTGAAGGGGTAGATGTTGTTTTCCACACAGCCGCTGCGGATCCTAGCAAAAATGACTTGCAACTTCACCACAAGGTTAACGTGGAGG GAACGAAGAATGTAATTGATGCTTGCAAGATATGCAAGGTGAAAAGACTTATACACACCAGTTCTAGTGGTGTTGTGTTTGACGGCATTCATGGACTTTTTGATGTAAATGAGTCATTGCCATACCCAGATAAG TTTCCTGATGCATATGCACAAACAAAGGCAGGGGCAGAGAAGTTAGTCATCAAGGCCAATTGCATTAATGATCTTCTAACGTGTTGCTTACGTCCTGGTTCAATATTTGGCCCAGGTGACAAAATAATACCATTTTTGGATCGTCATGGATGGACACAT GTTACTATTGGTGATGGGAAAAATTGTGATGATTTTGTGTATGTTGAAAATGTTGTACATGGTCATCTTTGTGCTGATAAGACTCTTGCTACTATTGAGGGTGCAAGAACCAGTGGAGGAAAA GCATATTTTATAACTAATATGGAGCCAATGAATATGTGGGACTTCACATATCTTGTTCAACAAGAACttggatacaaaag AATGCCCAAGATAAGGATACCTACAGTTTTTATCAAGCCAGCAAGCTATGTAATAGAGTGGGCATATAGGTTTGTTTTCTCTAATTTTGGAATTCACCAGCCTCAAATACTAACACCAGCAAGGATTAGATACACAACACTCAATAGAACATTTATTTGTAACAAAGCTGTTGAAGAACTTGGCTACAAACCTATTGTGACACTACAG GATGGTTTAAAGAAAGCAGTGAAATTGTATATTCAGATGAGGAATAAAGATTTTTCTAAGAGAGAGTAA